A single genomic interval of Cellvibrio sp. PSBB023 harbors:
- a CDS encoding insulinase family protein has protein sequence MPILCYQINPGACLSLLLAFFLGLTSQPLWAQFDDLPKAGYSPLAIVKSENDKRNYRYLILDNQLRVLLISDPATEKAAAALDVQVGANQNPPDRLGLAHFLEHMLFLGTEKYPHAGEYQEFISQHGGRFNAFTAAENTNYFFEIDKDELAPALDRFAQFFVAPLFSAEYVERERNAVHSEYLAKLNDDSRREWDVYRELMNPAHPSAKFTVGNLATLVDREGRSVREDMIAFYDQHYSSHLMSLVVLGREPLNALEAMVREGFSAVPKRDITLSAKYPPLFNPLDLPASLEIKPEKELRQLTFNFPIPNPDQFYRKKPYTYIAYLLGHEGRGSLLSLLKRLGWADSVYAGTTLHSRSDAVFQLGIQLTPQGVRARDQIVSLVFHCIEQLRARGSSAWRYSELQQLADLDFHFQEKRVPMETVSSLAQKMSKYEPLDILRGDFLYADFDSSLIEKSLSFLNSNNVLLVMVAPTVEPYRVTKLYAAPFTLRAGIPEILELKPTVRQELFLPEKNMFIPKRLSVKAGSMLEQRGAEADVKPKVIYRNNNMRVWFAQDQEFKQPRAQISLRIKSPLVAANVEGAAQAQLFAALITDQLNEFAYPARLAGIDFTLTANGRGYDLGIFGYSGRQGMLMNRIMTAMSAVQFKEDRFTLLKENLLRTWRNQNKDMPYQVLAKQIGPLQMIPAWSNAELIAALEGKNFEQFNQFANRQLIDAKADALFYGNYFRAEALKLAVLVEHELLTRRAGREMPPGVLLMLPSGTAKPWLYTHSLDHNDNIVELFIQSPSPSVDDTAHMMLVRQLLQPAFYHQLRTEKQLGYIVAALSVPLLNLENSLLVVQSPATDEARVIKEIDSLLDAQASVIADNLELNQQSLIKKLQEPARSLKEQSERYWNSITTHDEDFLRREALIAAVANITPESLNHFYKTIFLDKNRRLWLTSDALDARDGFTEIQDLSAYKNQMGRLAQP, from the coding sequence ATGCCGATATTGTGTTATCAAATCAATCCGGGAGCTTGCCTCTCGCTGTTGTTGGCGTTTTTCCTGGGGCTGACCAGCCAGCCGCTATGGGCGCAATTTGACGATTTACCAAAAGCCGGATACAGCCCGCTGGCTATTGTCAAAAGCGAAAATGACAAACGCAATTACCGCTATTTGATTTTGGATAACCAATTGCGCGTGTTGTTGATCTCTGATCCTGCCACCGAAAAAGCCGCTGCTGCGCTCGATGTACAGGTAGGCGCCAATCAAAATCCCCCTGACCGATTGGGGCTTGCACATTTCCTGGAGCACATGTTGTTCCTGGGAACGGAAAAATACCCTCATGCTGGCGAGTATCAGGAATTTATTTCCCAGCATGGTGGGCGATTTAATGCTTTTACCGCTGCCGAAAACACCAACTATTTTTTTGAAATTGATAAGGACGAACTGGCGCCAGCATTAGACCGGTTTGCGCAATTTTTTGTCGCACCGCTATTTTCAGCGGAGTATGTGGAGCGTGAGCGCAATGCCGTGCACTCCGAATACCTTGCCAAATTAAATGATGACTCACGCCGCGAGTGGGATGTCTACCGCGAATTGATGAACCCCGCGCACCCCAGTGCCAAGTTTACGGTGGGCAACCTGGCAACCCTGGTTGATAGGGAAGGGCGCTCGGTACGCGAGGATATGATTGCATTCTATGACCAGCACTACTCCTCGCACCTGATGAGTTTGGTGGTTTTGGGGCGCGAGCCGCTGAATGCCTTGGAAGCAATGGTGCGTGAAGGTTTCAGTGCTGTGCCCAAGCGCGATATCACGCTGTCTGCCAAATACCCCCCTCTGTTTAATCCGCTTGATTTGCCCGCGAGCCTTGAGATTAAACCGGAAAAAGAATTGCGTCAGTTGACGTTTAATTTTCCCATTCCCAATCCGGATCAGTTCTACCGTAAAAAGCCCTACACCTATATCGCCTATCTACTTGGCCATGAAGGCCGCGGTAGCCTGCTATCACTCTTGAAGCGGTTGGGCTGGGCGGACAGTGTCTATGCAGGTACTACCTTGCATAGCCGCAGCGATGCCGTGTTTCAGTTAGGGATACAGCTAACGCCGCAGGGTGTTCGTGCGCGGGATCAAATTGTCTCGTTGGTTTTCCACTGCATCGAACAACTCCGTGCACGGGGTTCATCCGCCTGGCGCTACAGTGAGTTGCAGCAATTGGCGGATCTGGATTTTCATTTTCAGGAAAAGCGCGTCCCCATGGAGACCGTCAGTTCTCTCGCGCAAAAAATGAGTAAATACGAGCCGTTGGATATTTTGCGTGGCGATTTTCTCTATGCCGATTTTGATTCAAGCCTGATTGAAAAAAGCCTATCATTTTTGAATAGCAACAATGTTCTGTTGGTGATGGTAGCGCCCACTGTTGAGCCTTATCGTGTTACCAAACTGTACGCTGCCCCTTTCACCTTACGGGCCGGTATTCCTGAAATTCTCGAATTAAAGCCGACTGTACGTCAGGAATTGTTCCTGCCGGAAAAAAACATGTTTATCCCCAAGCGCTTGTCGGTAAAAGCTGGATCAATGCTTGAACAGCGTGGCGCCGAGGCGGATGTCAAACCCAAAGTGATTTATCGCAACAACAATATGCGTGTCTGGTTTGCGCAGGATCAGGAATTCAAGCAACCGCGCGCGCAAATTAGTTTGCGGATTAAATCTCCCCTGGTTGCCGCAAATGTCGAGGGGGCTGCACAAGCGCAATTATTTGCCGCGCTGATTACCGATCAGCTCAATGAATTTGCCTATCCCGCTCGCCTTGCTGGTATTGATTTTACCTTGACCGCCAATGGGCGCGGCTATGATCTGGGTATCTTTGGTTATTCGGGGCGTCAGGGAATGTTGATGAACCGTATTATGACCGCCATGAGCGCAGTGCAATTTAAAGAAGATCGCTTCACCTTGTTAAAAGAAAATTTACTGCGCACTTGGCGCAATCAAAATAAAGATATGCCTTACCAGGTATTGGCAAAACAAATCGGTCCACTGCAAATGATCCCCGCGTGGTCCAACGCCGAATTAATTGCGGCATTAGAAGGGAAAAACTTTGAACAATTTAATCAGTTTGCCAATCGCCAATTAATTGATGCGAAAGCCGATGCACTGTTTTATGGAAATTATTTCCGCGCAGAAGCGTTGAAATTGGCAGTGCTAGTTGAACATGAATTATTAACCCGCCGCGCCGGGCGGGAGATGCCACCGGGAGTGTTGTTGATGTTGCCTTCAGGCACAGCCAAACCGTGGCTCTACACGCATTCGTTGGATCACAACGACAATATTGTTGAGCTCTTCATTCAAAGTCCATCGCCCTCTGTGGACGACACAGCGCATATGATGTTGGTGAGACAATTATTGCAGCCAGCGTTTTACCATCAATTGCGCACAGAAAAACAATTGGGCTATATAGTTGCCGCCTTGTCTGTACCGCTGCTAAACCTTGAAAACAGTTTGCTGGTAGTGCAATCGCCTGCAACGGATGAGGCGCGGGTGATCAAAGAAATAGATTCGTTGTTGGACGCACAGGCTTCAGTGATTGCGGACAACCTTGAATTGAACCAGCAGTCATTGATTAAAAAGCTGCAAGAACCGGCGCGCTCATTAAAAGAGCAATCGGAGCGCTACTGGAATTCCATTACCACACACGATGAAGATTTTTTGCGTCGTGAGGCATTGATAGCAGCGGTTGCCAACATCACCCCGGAATCGCTGAATCATTTTTATAAAACAATCTTTTTAGATAAAAACAGACGGCTGTGGCTAACCTCTGACGCGCTGGATGCGCGCGATGGCTTTACTGAAATTCAGGATTTATCCGCTTACAAAAACCAAATGGGCAGGCTTGCGCAGCCTTAG
- the aceE gene encoding pyruvate dehydrogenase (acetyl-transferring), homodimeric type yields MQQDINAIETKEWLDALRSVVRHAGKDRAAEILKSLSDSAVSHGIEQPSSIQTPYINSIPVEKEIKSPGDYALERKIRSIIRWNAMAMVMKANDNDDGLGGHIASFASSATLYDVGFNHFFRGNDGDTPGDLIYFQGHVSPGMYARSYVEGRLTDAHLDNFRREVNGGGLSSYPHPWLMPDYWQFPTVSMGLGPIKAIYQARFNRYMEARSLIPVTDRKVWAFLGDGECDEPESLGAISLASREKLDNLIFVINCNLQRLDGPVRGNGKIVQELEGVFRGAGWNVIKVLWGRGWDKLLAKDKTGLLQKRMNEVVDGEMQNYKANGGAYTREHFFGKYPELLELVSDMSDDDIMALARGGHDSHKVYNAYHQAVNSKGKPTVILAQTVKGYGMGSSGEAINKTHSAKSLAMEDLKKFRDRFELPISDEDLPSLPYYRPAEDSPEMQYMKSRRKELKGYVPSRDAHFDPLLVPALDAFAAQLKSTGEREISTTMSFVRILSSLVKDKNIGKQIVPIVPDEARTFGMEGMFKTVGIYSSEGQKYVPHDAGQMMSYHESATGQILEEGINEAGSMASWIAAATAYSNYKKPMIPFYIYYSMFGFQRIGDLAWAAGDSQARGFLMGATAGRTTLNGEGLQHQDGHSHVFANTIPNCRSYDPTYAYELAVIIQDGIKRMYHDNENVFYYVSLMNENYQHPDMPEGAEEGIIKGIYQLEKGTGKAKNRVQLMGAGTILREVRFAAEILRSEFDVEADVWSVTSVNELTRDGQRATRWNMLNPTAAQRKPYITQALEGAEGPFIISTDNLKTYSEQLRAYIPGHYTVLGTEGFGRSDTRTQLRHFFEVNRYFVVVAALKSLADQGKIKADVVAKAIKKFGIDPEKADPMSV; encoded by the coding sequence ATGCAACAAGATATCAATGCCATTGAAACAAAAGAGTGGCTAGACGCCCTTCGGTCAGTTGTTCGTCATGCGGGTAAAGATCGCGCCGCAGAAATATTAAAATCCCTGTCCGATTCTGCTGTCAGTCATGGCATTGAGCAGCCTTCTTCAATCCAGACCCCTTATATCAATAGCATCCCTGTTGAGAAAGAAATCAAGTCTCCAGGTGACTATGCATTGGAGCGTAAAATCCGCTCTATTATTCGTTGGAATGCCATGGCGATGGTGATGAAAGCCAACGACAATGATGATGGTCTGGGTGGACACATTGCCTCTTTTGCATCTTCTGCAACCCTGTATGACGTAGGTTTTAACCACTTTTTCCGCGGTAACGACGGTGATACTCCTGGCGACCTGATTTATTTCCAGGGCCACGTATCGCCCGGTATGTATGCGCGCTCCTATGTGGAGGGTCGTTTAACCGACGCTCACTTGGATAATTTCCGTCGCGAAGTCAATGGCGGAGGTTTGTCTTCCTATCCTCACCCATGGTTGATGCCGGATTACTGGCAGTTCCCGACGGTATCTATGGGCTTGGGCCCAATCAAAGCAATCTATCAAGCGCGTTTTAACCGTTATATGGAAGCGCGCAGTTTAATTCCGGTAACTGACCGTAAGGTATGGGCATTCCTGGGCGATGGCGAATGTGATGAGCCGGAAAGCCTGGGTGCCATTTCACTGGCTTCCCGTGAAAAATTGGACAACCTGATTTTTGTGATCAACTGTAACTTGCAGCGTTTGGATGGTCCTGTACGTGGCAACGGCAAAATAGTACAAGAACTGGAAGGCGTATTCCGCGGTGCTGGTTGGAACGTTATTAAAGTATTGTGGGGTCGTGGTTGGGATAAATTGCTCGCCAAAGATAAAACCGGTCTGCTGCAAAAGCGCATGAACGAAGTTGTCGACGGCGAGATGCAAAATTACAAAGCCAATGGTGGCGCTTACACCCGCGAGCATTTCTTTGGTAAATACCCTGAATTGCTTGAGCTGGTAAGTGACATGAGCGACGACGATATCATGGCGCTGGCGCGCGGTGGTCACGATTCGCACAAGGTGTACAACGCCTACCATCAAGCAGTGAACAGTAAAGGCAAGCCGACCGTGATTCTCGCCCAAACTGTAAAAGGTTATGGCATGGGTTCTTCCGGTGAAGCCATCAATAAAACGCACTCAGCCAAATCTCTCGCGATGGAAGATCTGAAGAAATTCCGCGATCGTTTTGAGCTACCTATCAGCGACGAAGATCTGCCAAGCCTGCCTTACTATCGCCCGGCTGAAGACAGCCCCGAAATGCAATACATGAAGTCGCGCCGCAAAGAATTGAAAGGCTATGTGCCATCGCGCGATGCACACTTTGATCCACTGTTGGTGCCGGCATTGGATGCGTTTGCTGCGCAGTTGAAATCAACCGGTGAGCGTGAAATTTCTACCACCATGAGTTTCGTGCGTATTTTGTCTTCTCTGGTTAAAGACAAAAATATCGGTAAGCAAATTGTGCCCATCGTTCCGGACGAAGCGCGTACCTTTGGTATGGAAGGCATGTTTAAAACTGTGGGTATTTATTCATCCGAAGGCCAAAAATACGTTCCGCACGATGCTGGCCAAATGATGTCTTACCACGAGTCTGCGACTGGCCAGATTTTGGAAGAAGGTATTAACGAAGCGGGATCTATGGCTTCCTGGATTGCGGCGGCAACAGCCTATAGCAACTACAAAAAACCGATGATTCCGTTCTACATTTACTACTCCATGTTTGGTTTCCAGCGTATTGGTGACCTGGCATGGGCAGCGGGTGACTCTCAGGCGCGCGGTTTCCTGATGGGAGCAACGGCTGGTCGTACCACCCTTAACGGTGAAGGTTTGCAGCATCAGGATGGTCACAGCCATGTGTTTGCGAACACAATTCCCAACTGCCGCTCTTATGATCCTACCTATGCCTATGAACTGGCAGTGATCATTCAGGACGGTATCAAGCGTATGTACCATGACAATGAAAATGTGTTCTATTACGTTTCATTGATGAATGAAAATTACCAACACCCGGATATGCCGGAAGGTGCGGAAGAGGGCATCATCAAAGGTATTTACCAACTGGAAAAGGGAACTGGCAAAGCCAAGAACCGCGTACAGTTGATGGGTGCAGGTACCATTTTGCGTGAAGTGCGTTTCGCCGCAGAAATCCTGCGTAGCGAGTTTGACGTAGAGGCAGACGTGTGGAGTGTGACCAGTGTGAACGAACTGACCCGCGATGGTCAGCGCGCAACTCGCTGGAATATGCTGAATCCGACTGCTGCCCAGCGTAAGCCTTACATTACCCAAGCGTTGGAAGGTGCTGAAGGCCCATTCATTATCTCTACCGACAATCTCAAGACCTATTCCGAACAACTGCGCGCCTACATTCCCGGTCATTACACCGTGCTGGGAACAGAAGGTTTTGGTCGCAGCGATACCCGTACCCAATTGCGTCACTTCTTCGAAGTTAACCGCTATTTTGTGGTAGTTGCTGCGCTCAAATCCTTGGCAGACCAAGGCAAGATTAAAGCGGATGTGGTTGCCAAGGCCATCAAGAAATTTGGCATTGATCCAGAAAAAGCGGATCCGATGAGCGTATAA
- the aceF gene encoding dihydrolipoyllysine-residue acetyltransferase, which translates to MAIQTIKVPDIGGAEGVEVIEISVKVGDVIAEGDSIVVLETDKASMEIPADKAGKVVAIKVNLGDKVSQDSVLLDVEAEGASEAAPAPQAAAPVAAAAPASAPVATASAEVQMVVPDIGGAEGVEVIEISVKVGDEVAAGDSLIVLETDKASMEIPAEAAGTIVSIAVNVGDKVSQGAVIGVLATTGGATAAPAAAPAKAEPAPVAAAAPAPKAEVVKPAAAPVADVEQTGDVYAGPAVRKLARQLGVDMGKVSGTGPRGRLLKDDVRAYVKPIVQAAQSGASLGGGSGIPALPVIDYAKFGEIEIIKMSKIKKLTAEAMTRSWLNVPRITQFDDADITDLEAFRNSMKAEAEKRGSKLTPLPFIVKAVAAALVAEPSFNVSMHQDGESIVHKKFVHIGIAVDTPNGLLVPVVRNADKKGLFELADEINVLAKKARDGKLTPAEMQGGCFTISSLGAMGGNGFTPMVSAPTEVGILGVSRAQMKPVWNGKEFIPRNMLPLSLSYDHRAVNGADAGRFMTYLVSVIGDLRRLLL; encoded by the coding sequence GTGGCAATTCAAACTATTAAAGTGCCTGATATTGGCGGCGCAGAAGGCGTTGAAGTGATTGAGATCTCCGTAAAAGTAGGTGATGTAATCGCCGAGGGTGATTCAATTGTCGTGCTTGAAACCGACAAGGCTTCAATGGAAATCCCGGCCGATAAAGCAGGCAAGGTTGTCGCTATCAAAGTGAACCTGGGCGATAAAGTATCTCAGGACAGCGTATTACTTGATGTAGAAGCAGAGGGTGCCAGCGAAGCGGCGCCAGCACCACAAGCTGCGGCGCCAGTTGCCGCTGCGGCACCAGCATCGGCACCGGTTGCAACTGCCAGCGCTGAAGTGCAGATGGTAGTACCTGATATTGGTGGTGCCGAAGGTGTTGAGGTAATTGAAATTTCTGTGAAGGTTGGCGATGAAGTTGCTGCTGGCGATTCACTGATCGTACTTGAAACAGACAAAGCTTCCATGGAAATTCCAGCGGAAGCGGCGGGTACTATTGTGAGCATCGCCGTTAATGTGGGCGATAAGGTATCTCAAGGTGCAGTGATTGGTGTATTGGCAACTACCGGCGGTGCAACGGCTGCTCCTGCTGCCGCACCGGCAAAAGCTGAGCCAGCGCCCGTAGCTGCAGCAGCGCCTGCGCCTAAAGCGGAAGTCGTTAAGCCAGCCGCCGCGCCTGTTGCAGATGTTGAACAAACTGGCGATGTTTATGCTGGTCCTGCTGTGCGCAAACTTGCTCGCCAACTCGGTGTTGATATGGGCAAGGTATCTGGTACTGGCCCTCGTGGTCGCCTGTTAAAAGATGACGTGCGTGCTTACGTTAAGCCTATTGTGCAAGCTGCTCAATCCGGTGCGTCGCTGGGCGGCGGTTCTGGTATTCCAGCATTGCCAGTTATCGATTACGCCAAGTTTGGTGAAATCGAAATTATCAAAATGAGCAAGATCAAGAAGCTGACTGCTGAGGCTATGACTCGCAGCTGGTTGAATGTTCCGCGTATTACCCAGTTTGACGATGCGGATATCACTGATCTGGAAGCTTTCCGTAACAGCATGAAAGCGGAAGCGGAAAAACGCGGCAGTAAATTGACTCCTTTGCCTTTCATCGTGAAAGCAGTTGCAGCTGCTTTGGTGGCTGAGCCTTCATTTAATGTGTCCATGCATCAGGATGGCGAAAGCATTGTGCACAAGAAATTTGTACACATTGGTATCGCAGTAGATACGCCAAATGGTTTGTTGGTGCCTGTTGTCCGTAATGCTGATAAAAAAGGTTTGTTTGAACTGGCAGATGAAATTAATGTGCTGGCCAAGAAAGCACGCGATGGCAAATTGACCCCAGCAGAAATGCAGGGCGGTTGCTTCACCATTTCCAGCTTGGGTGCTATGGGTGGTAACGGCTTTACTCCAATGGTATCTGCTCCGACAGAAGTGGGTATTCTGGGTGTATCGCGCGCGCAAATGAAACCTGTGTGGAATGGCAAAGAATTTATTCCTCGCAATATGTTGCCGCTCTCGCTGTCTTACGATCACCGCGCAGTTAACGGTGCTGATGCCGGTCGTTTTATGACTTACCTGGTATCGGTCATTGGTGATCTGCGTCGCTTGTTGTTGTAA
- a CDS encoding VanZ family protein, with product MAWRFLCVVQFYILLVIYTYLGLTPHPENTIPVFNDLIMHFAGYTVAAISINFARPFWPMWQQALILVGYSVAIEIAQHYNPPRTFSLADILANATGVALGLALILLSKRYLPGFKTFLYWKTKV from the coding sequence ATGGCGTGGCGTTTTTTATGCGTAGTGCAGTTTTATATCCTCCTGGTGATCTACACCTATCTGGGGCTAACCCCTCACCCTGAAAATACCATTCCCGTTTTCAATGATTTGATCATGCATTTTGCTGGCTACACAGTTGCAGCCATTTCCATTAATTTTGCACGCCCCTTTTGGCCCATGTGGCAGCAGGCGTTGATATTAGTCGGCTATTCAGTGGCAATAGAAATTGCGCAACACTATAATCCGCCGCGCACCTTTAGCCTCGCTGACATACTAGCTAATGCGACAGGTGTTGCATTGGGGCTGGCCTTGATCTTGTTGAGCAAACGCTATTTGCCGGGGTTTAAAACCTTTCTGTATTGGAAAACCAAGGTCTAG
- the mobA gene encoding molybdenum cofactor guanylyltransferase MobA, which yields MSNIEPVVGVILAGGLARRMGGGDKCLLPLVGKTLLQRTIDRAQPQVTKLLLNANGNSLRFARTRLPVVADIYPNNRGPLAGIHAGLYWMHKDNPDAEWLVSFASDTPFFPSDLVSNLLTAATESNSRLAIACSLARRHPTFALWHASLIKPMEQQLQSDDMPRLQDWMSAQNPVEVLFNASEYDPFFNINTPQDLYAAEPMVPLVK from the coding sequence ATGAGCAATATTGAGCCAGTTGTAGGCGTTATTCTTGCAGGCGGTCTGGCCCGCCGTATGGGCGGTGGCGACAAATGCCTGCTACCGCTGGTCGGGAAAACCCTGCTGCAACGCACCATTGACCGGGCTCAACCGCAGGTGACGAAACTACTGCTGAATGCCAATGGTAACAGCCTGCGCTTTGCGCGCACCCGCCTGCCTGTAGTGGCAGATATCTACCCCAATAACCGTGGCCCTCTGGCTGGTATTCACGCTGGCCTTTACTGGATGCACAAAGATAATCCCGATGCGGAGTGGCTGGTAAGCTTCGCCTCTGACACACCATTTTTCCCGTCTGATCTGGTCAGCAATTTATTAACTGCCGCGACGGAATCCAACTCACGCCTGGCCATTGCCTGCTCGCTCGCGCGTCGACATCCAACCTTTGCACTCTGGCACGCCTCGCTTATCAAACCCATGGAGCAACAGTTGCAGAGCGATGATATGCCGCGCCTGCAAGACTGGATGAGCGCGCAAAATCCTGTCGAAGTACTATTCAATGCCAGCGAGTACGATCCATTTTTTAACATCAACACGCCGCAAGATCTCTATGCTGCCGAACCTATGGTGCCGCTGGTTAAATAG
- a CDS encoding GMC oxidoreductase, with the protein MIKTTQTDFDAIVIGSGISGGYAAMELCTKGYKTLVLERGRAVAHGEYPTATMDPWELPHEDRVPQAEIATHYHKQDRLPWWVRQANKHWINKDDEYPYQEDERFDWIRGHHTGGRSLMWGRQCYRWSDIDFEANKKDGIAIDWPIRYADLADWYDYVETFVGVSGQKENLKQVPDGVFLKPFPLNCAEQHLRETVAKKFPDRIVTPGRVANLSEYKPEVHKGKRGQCMSRDRCWRGCPFGAYFSSQSATLPVAEETGNLTLRPNSIVQEIIYDAASGRATGVRIKDAVTGEQQEISARIIFCNASTVGTTAILLNSRSEAFPNGLGNSSGELGHNLMDHHYGMGASGILPGLEDTYYSGRKPTGFYIPRFTNIDEETKRADYLRGFGYQGEARRITNAPEGVVGSALKDVIFKPGAYSVRMTCFGEMLPYHENRMYLDFSKKDQHGMPLITFDAKLRENEHKLRADGVKCAVEMLEAAGCTNITSYNNATAPGACIHEMGTARMGHDPKTSVLNKWNQMHDVPNVFVTDGACMTSSGTQNPSITYMALTARAVDYAHKQILAGAL; encoded by the coding sequence ATGATTAAAACAACGCAAACTGATTTTGATGCAATTGTTATTGGCTCCGGCATCAGCGGCGGCTATGCCGCTATGGAACTGTGTACTAAAGGCTATAAAACCTTGGTACTCGAACGCGGTCGTGCAGTAGCCCATGGCGAATACCCCACAGCGACAATGGATCCTTGGGAATTGCCTCACGAGGACAGGGTTCCGCAGGCTGAAATTGCCACCCATTATCACAAACAGGATCGCTTGCCTTGGTGGGTGCGACAAGCCAACAAGCATTGGATCAACAAAGACGACGAATACCCCTATCAAGAAGACGAACGCTTCGATTGGATTCGCGGCCACCACACTGGTGGACGGTCGCTCATGTGGGGGCGCCAGTGTTATCGCTGGAGCGATATCGATTTTGAAGCCAACAAAAAAGATGGCATCGCCATTGATTGGCCCATTCGTTACGCCGACCTTGCCGATTGGTACGACTATGTCGAAACCTTTGTGGGCGTCAGTGGGCAAAAAGAAAACCTTAAGCAGGTGCCGGACGGTGTGTTTTTAAAACCATTTCCACTCAATTGTGCCGAACAGCACTTGCGCGAAACTGTCGCTAAAAAATTTCCGGACCGGATTGTGACACCCGGGCGAGTTGCCAATTTAAGCGAATACAAACCCGAAGTGCATAAGGGCAAGCGTGGCCAATGCATGTCCCGTGATCGCTGTTGGCGCGGCTGCCCATTTGGTGCCTATTTCAGCAGCCAATCAGCAACCCTGCCAGTGGCAGAAGAAACCGGCAACCTGACCCTTCGCCCAAACAGTATTGTGCAAGAAATTATCTATGACGCGGCTAGCGGTCGCGCCACCGGAGTGCGCATCAAGGACGCCGTAACAGGAGAGCAACAGGAAATTTCGGCACGCATTATTTTCTGCAATGCCAGTACCGTGGGCACCACGGCCATTTTACTGAATAGCCGCTCGGAAGCCTTTCCCAATGGCCTAGGTAATAGCAGCGGCGAACTGGGCCATAACCTTATGGATCATCACTACGGCATGGGAGCCTCCGGTATCCTGCCAGGCCTTGAAGACACCTATTATTCCGGTCGCAAGCCCACAGGTTTTTACATCCCCCGCTTCACCAATATTGATGAAGAGACCAAACGGGCAGATTACTTGCGCGGCTTTGGTTACCAGGGTGAAGCTCGCCGTATTACCAATGCTCCTGAAGGTGTTGTCGGTAGTGCACTGAAGGATGTGATTTTTAAGCCAGGCGCTTACAGCGTGCGCATGACCTGCTTTGGCGAAATGCTGCCTTATCATGAAAACCGTATGTATCTCGACTTCAGCAAGAAGGATCAGCACGGAATGCCACTCATCACATTTGATGCCAAATTGCGCGAGAACGAGCACAAACTGCGCGCCGATGGTGTTAAGTGCGCGGTCGAGATGCTGGAAGCAGCTGGTTGTACCAACATCACCTCCTACAACAACGCCACGGCACCAGGTGCGTGTATCCATGAAATGGGGACGGCACGTATGGGACACGACCCCAAGACCAGCGTGCTGAACAAGTGGAATCAAATGCACGATGTGCCCAATGTATTTGTCACCGATGGCGCTTGTATGACCAGCTCTGGCACACAAAACCCAAGCATCACCTATATGGCCTTAACAGCCCGTGCAGTTGACTATGCACACAAGCAAATACTGGCAGGAGCACTCTAA
- a CDS encoding gluconate 2-dehydrogenase subunit 3 family protein encodes MNRREILRYTAWITGSAVSASLASAILSGCSEQTPTQNSALPADTDTPSNLLHFFTPEQFALVTLLVDTILPRTDSPSATEVKVHITLDSMLGQVFDSSYQARFKTWWLALESHLNQQTFLQRSPAEQVGILQSLELNASEGAADAKKALVEFKQQTIAYYLSTEVVAKNFLNYLPVPGAYKPCISLDDVNNKAWAL; translated from the coding sequence ATGAACAGACGCGAAATCCTCAGGTATACCGCCTGGATTACCGGCAGTGCAGTATCCGCCTCCCTGGCCAGTGCAATATTGTCTGGATGCTCCGAACAAACACCCACACAAAACAGCGCTCTTCCTGCGGATACCGACACCCCATCCAACCTTTTGCACTTTTTTACGCCGGAACAATTCGCGCTGGTTACCTTGTTGGTAGACACCATTCTGCCGCGTACCGACAGCCCATCTGCAACGGAGGTAAAGGTACACATCACCCTCGACTCGATGCTGGGCCAAGTCTTTGACTCCTCATACCAAGCCCGCTTTAAAACCTGGTGGCTGGCGTTGGAGAGCCACCTCAATCAGCAAACATTTTTACAGCGCTCGCCCGCCGAACAGGTTGGCATATTGCAATCCCTTGAATTGAACGCCAGCGAAGGGGCAGCTGATGCCAAAAAAGCACTGGTGGAGTTTAAACAACAAACTATCGCCTATTACTTGTCTACCGAAGTTGTGGCTAAAAACTTCTTGAATTACTTGCCTGTTCCCGGTGCTTACAAACCCTGTATTTCACTGGATGACGTTAACAACAAAGCATGGGCCCTGTGA